GGTTTGGATTTCGGTGAAGTTTCAAGCTGCTTTCGCTGAACTATGGTCATGTATTGAAAGCATGTATTGGTCTCTCCTACTCCAACTTGACCAATGCTATCCCATGAACTCTGCATAAATTGTCCAACGTTGTTGGAAACTCCAGATAGCTTGCCTGACAAATATCGAAGGACAACATTCTGCTTAGCTCCAAGTTCATTGGCCAGTCGATCTCGTTCAGAAATTATGAGATGCCTTTGCACTTGCCCGTTTACAGACTCTTTAGGGATATGGTAATGCCCAAAGTTGCCGGTGATTTGTTTCTTAAAGCTTATTGTGAGTATGGGGACTTCAGAATCCATCACAGTTGGGACATTACTTTTCTTGCCTGTTTGAACTTGGCCTTTGGTTCCATTTGCAGAGTAAAACTGTACGTGTTTACCCAATGGTGAGCTTTTGGTTTTGGATTCTGAAGTCTGCAAATAAAATTGACTTTTGGCCTTATCTACAATGTAGCTATTACAATTGCTTGCTTCTTGATCAGGGCAAAAGTTGCTGTTGCAATTTTTAtactttctgaaatacaaaGCATTGCTCACACTCTCAGCTTGGGCAACCTGTCCTGGTTGCACCTTCAATCCCACCTGACACCATTTTGCTTTAACACCCTCTTTgtaagaaattattttattttctgccaAGACAGCGTTGCCCATTTGATCAAACTCAGATTGGTCTTTGCCTTCATGTTCTCCTGAACTTGTTTGAACCACGTTGAGGTGAGTTCTGGTGTCATGTCTGGGGACATACAGAACGCAATGCCACAGCCAGGCCATGGAGTCTTTCTGTGTGGACAAGATTCCATGACTATGACTTAAAACAAGACAAGTCTTTGAATCATAGTCATTTAAGTATTAGTGCTTACCCTATTCAATTAAGTTCCTCCACCAAATATAAAAGTCTAATTATCCCAAATAGAAACACATGAGTAAGATTACAATTCAAAGTGAGTTAATAGACAACAGGATCATTTAAAATTCCACACCACATACTTCCATTCAACTTTGGTCTGTCTTATTGTATTAAACAAGTAATCAAGCCTAAGTTGATTTGACAATTCTCCTTATCCTGTTCTCGTATGTAGACCAGCTATGGCAATGGCTGATTTCATTTAGCCAATGCAGTAATGTTAATTTCCTGAGGCCTTGATATTGCTTAAGGGGGaatttattataaaaacatatattttaaaatagtaCTGGATAGGGAACCTGCTGTGATCCCAATGGTGGCCTCAATTATTTGATGGGGTGCAGCGTTTCTTGGGTCAGCTGGTGTTATGGTTAGTTAATATTCTTCACAATTTCAATAAAACTGATTGATTGGTTACAGAAGTTTGATTAGTGCTTGTCTAAGACATAACaagaaaatacttttctttttaCCTCATATTTCAGTTTCCTGGGGTTAACCTGGTTTGGCAGCTTCTCAGCATCCTGTAAGAAGACCACGCTATTTAGTAATAACCAGAAATGCCCAGAATAGAGACTGTATTGTCACTCCCATTATAAGTCCCCTATGCTGTTGTAGATAATCAACGGTTAAAGCAGTCAAACAGAACTTTTAATCTCAAACAAGACTCAATCCAATCAAAGGACTGGATTTAAACAGTATGGATTCACAATTGAACTCATATTGGGGAAAAGCAAACCAAACCAGGAAAACATCCTCCAAAACCATATGAATTACGGATTCATTGAAAACAGACCCCGATTGGTAAACATACCctcaaaagaaaatgaaagaaaacacatgcaaaTCATAATCCATCCTGTTCACTGAGACAAGAACCTCGCTTACCTCCTCAGTAAATCTAACAGAGCTAGATTCACTAATGTCTTCGTCCTCCTGCAGGATTAAATAACTTCATATAATTGCTATTTTTCAGAGGGACCATTTACAGACCTTTATTATTGCTGTCATTTTATGGGTCCAATATCTTTCTTGCTAGTTTGAACACAAGTAATCAACAGAGAAATCACAATGAAAATATTGCATATTTCAAATGGACAAGGCAAATAAACCTCTTAAGATGTGTCACTGAAGCTTACCTGCAGAGAATCAGATGAAGGGGAGAGCTCGATGCTTTTGTCACCATTAAGGAGATTCAGCTTCTGTAATCTTCTTTGTACCTCCTCCTCAATGTATGCATTTATCCTGTCCAAGTTGGGTGGCAAAACGACAACCGTTAGTCGTTATCGTCAGGGGTCATAACAGCAGGAAAGGTATAATGAGAATTATGACAGGTTATTTCATTACTGCTGAAAGAACACATTTTCCAGCTGTTGCTGTTTAACTCCATGAATATTGAGGTACTTGGGAAATGACCTCTCATCCGCCACAGGTAGCACCGAGGGGAGACCCTGGATTGGGCTGACGGGGGAGTTGAGGACGGTCTTGTCCTCGCCGCTCATTGAGTGACTCCTAGCGCTACTCTCATTCTCGGCAATCCTCTGCTTCAGCTTCTGAATCTCCCGCTCCACTCTGCGAAGATAGATACGTACCATTTAAATTCTAGCCACAATCACCAAATGATCCATTTCCATTTGAACTTTCTGTTACATTACAGGCTGTACGGATCTATTTGAGTTCCACCTACCCACCAGTCAGAGATTCATCAGTACATGATTATCGAGGACCATTAGAGTTTATCATTACATTCTAAAGTCTGCTCACCTGCACTTACGATCACTGGGTGGACAAAGTCGATGGACTACACACATTCAACCATATGACAGGCAAATCGTCCGCTAATCATCATGTATGACTGCCTGGCCAATTCACCGGAGACACCGCTAAACAATAGTGACCGGCAACAACCCACCTCTCCCGGTCAAGCTCCCGCCCTGTCCTGGGAGGGCCCGGGGTGGAGGCCCTGTGACCGGCTTCCTCGGCTTCGGGCTCCAGAGCGACGCTCCGCCTCAGCGCCGAATGCCTTCTCTCCAGGCGTGCCACCGCCTGCTCCAGGGCCTCGCGCTGCTGTTTCTCCTGTGACTCCAGGATTTCCTTCTCCTTGCGCCGCACCTTCCCCTCCTGGCGCGCCACATTGGCCGTGAACTCGTACGTCTCCTGCAGCTGCTGGAGCTCATTGGCGCTGGCGCAGTGACAGGTCAGGcgctcctccttctcctcaagTTCTTTCTCGACTTGGTACAGGGTGTTGTCTAGTCCAAGGAACATGTGCGATCCTCGGCCAGCGTCAGACGAGCTTCCAAGTCTCAGGAGCTCCTCCGCCCTCTGCCTCTCCTCGATTACCGCAGGCAGGAGGCCATTGCTGAGGCTAGCTAGCTGCCGCTCCTTAAATAGGAGCCGCTGTTCAGCCTGGCGCGTGCGCTGCTCCTCTTGAGATAGCACTGAGGCGTCCTGCGCCCCCTTTTCCTGGGTCTCCCGCAGCTGTCGCTGACGCTCCACGTGCCCGTGAACCAGGAGGGCTAAGGCGGCGCGCTCTGAGGTCACCTCCTTCTCAAGGCACTCTTTCTGCTGTCGGAGTCCCTCCTCCAACCGGCCCAGGTCCTCCACCTGCGCTGCCTTGAAGTCCATGTAGCGAGCCTGGGCGGCACGGCCAGCCTCCTCGCCCGTTTCGCCGCCATCGGGCCTCCCGCTCGCCTCCTTAGCGCGTAGCAGTGCCTCGCGGATCTCGGTAAGGCTGACGCGCTCCTCGTCCAGCCGCCGGGCGTCCTCGCGAGTCAGCAAGGCAGCAGCCGTCTCGTGACGCTCCCTCAGCTGCTCCTCCAGTCGCCCTACCAGGCCCAGCTGTTCACGCTCGCGCTCCTCCAGCCTGCGCCGCTCGGCCTCCAGCCGGACCGCCTGCTCCTCGCGCTCACGCTTCAGCCGCTCCAGCTCGCGAAAGATCTCCGCCTGTTCGGCGCGCTCCGCCGCATGGCTCTGGAGCCTGGCCCGCGAGTCCTGAGCCCGCTCCTCATCGCGCTCCTCCTGCTGCTTCCGCCGCTGGCGCCTCTGCAGCTCCAGCTCCTGGGTCTCGCGGTGGCGCTCCTCCTCGAAGCGCTTCTTCTCAGCCAGGAGGTCGCACAGGCGGGTCTCAATGTCCTGGCTGCGGCAGCGGAGGGTTTCCTCCTGGCGGCGGATGCGCTGCTGCACCTGTTCCGACTCCTTCCGCTGGGACTCCACTTCCTGCTGGAGGCGCTCCAGCTCCGCCTTCTCGCACTTCtgcttctcctccatctccttaaTCAGCCTCCTGCATCCCAGGCCAACAGACACATAATAAAAGCTACGCAGCACGCCAATGGGGACTGATCGACTGCAAACAAACTACATTTTGGGAATTAGCAATAACACACATTCTTCAATTtgttctaaacaaacagcttctACAATGAAGTGCATGACAGATGACTGGCAAATGCACGTTGTCTGACGTTCAGCTTTTGCTCGGTTTGTCTCACACCTTTTATGCTCCAGCTTCTCCAGCTCTTCTCGTTGCTGCCTCTCAAACTCCAACCTGGACGTGCAGACCAAGAGTATTGAGGGGGCTTAGTAACACTGGCATTGAGACAGAAAGGACACATAGACAGGTGGTAATCATGCAGACATCATTACTCCAGACAAGACGGCTGCGCTCGGGCAACATTAAATGATGGGCTTCACATTGATGGCAAAAGCTTCGAAGCAAGCGAGGTGAACGTGCAAAAACAATTTAAGACAAGAAGCAATGACAACTTATGGTGAAACAGCGATGACCGGCCAAAGTGTACGGATGTATTTCACAAGCACGTTAAAACAAAGCAGTGAACATGGAAAACTCTGGTCAGGTCTACCTGAGATAGATGGGCCCCTTTTCGGTGAGGAGACTGCCAAGGGAGGGGGTTCAGAGTAAAATTAGATTCAGTCAGGAGAAATAATCACATAAAATGAGCGAAAACACATCCCTGTCATAAACGTTTCATAGCAGCATTCGGGGAAAATCCACGGTTGTTCTGGAGCTGCTTCTATTGTTCATcgacgtgtgtgtgtctaggtacTTCATACGTACGTGGGTTTAATAATGAGGAACAGCTACGACAAGgctctccaaccctgttcctggagagacaGATTACTTGAAACGGACAAGATTCAGCTCATCAATCCCTAAATTATTTGAATTAGCTGTGCTAGATTGGGGTTGGAGCCACAACCAGAGAACAGGGTTGCAAAGCTATAGAATCCTTTTCTTAATCCACAAAACTGAAACACAATACGTGTCCCAGCCCACCAGGGGCTGCTGAaaagcaacaaaacaaacactctCCAGAGGTGTTGTATGAACAAAAGCAGAAAAAAGGTCAGGCTTAACAGACTCTTGGGGGAGTTAGTGATAGAATCAATGACGGCCATACAGTTTGAGTGATTTGGCATGTGTGACAAGCAGAATTGCCAGCTCTAGTGATATTACCTTGAGTTGTAAAGGACAGTCCTCCTTCAACCCAATTCCATTTAAGCAAAACCAGGACCAACCATCTACATTAACTAATGGCACACTTGCCTTAGCCTGGGCACTATAAGACTGCAATTCTgcttttatgttgttgttgtttctacaATCCACCACTTCTGTCAGTGGTGACATGGGTTAGCGGCAATACCAGGAATGGACCGAAGgcaatggagggagggggggactCGCAGACTTCCGAGGCACCGGGAAATgggatcggggggggggggtcacatgCGTTGGAGCGTCCCTTTGCCTGAAACCAGACCAGCTCCTAAGCCCTAGTCCCCATGCACTGGTGGAGAACAGAGGATCAGATGGGTATCCGGAAAACGGTAATAGCGCCATCTGGCCAACTGATAGGGTAAAACATGAAATTCTCCACGAGTACATAGTGAGTTAGACCTAAGGATTGATTTGAGAtaaggcaacacacacacacactacacactcacCCCGGGTTGTACAGCATCACAGTGGAGAGGTTTTCACATGACTGGGAGAGATCGGTCATAGACAGACTGAAGGAGGAGAGCAGTCCACTCTGAAAAAACAGCCGCCACCCAACACAAAAGGTCAAAATCTGCATTACATTGTCTTTTGGGGTATTTAGATGGGGTTTCGgcgacaactgctgatgtataaACAGCTTCATGAAATAAATGCAATCGAGTCCCAGATAAACATGCCTGGTTCTGGTGGAGGGATGACTCAACATCGGCAAATTGCCTCAAGATGACTCACTCTTGCTAAATCGCCTCTCGCCTTCATCCTACAGGCTCCACAGTTAATGTGGCTTTCCAATAGTAACTAACGAGTGAACAGCTGCATTATGTACAGAGGTAATGACACGAATTTAGCCCTTAATCAGGGagtaggtcagaggtcacccacatacagtatatgaatACTACAATAGCTAATGTACTGTTTTAAAAGCATTCGCTGTGGCCAAGGGAGGACAAGAGGTTAAGGCAGCCACCATTACAGCTTGGGTTGGAATCTAGCCCACTGCCTTTTCAGCGAAAACTCTCCTCTACATTTCACCACTGCTTATTAAGTAAAGCataaatgcctgaaaatatcaaatattttgATTTTAAAGCATTTCCTGAGGCCTTCTTTTAcctttctcttttccctcaGCTTAGCAGCCTCTTTCGGGTGGTTGAAACGGAACATGTTGGTTCTCCCCAGTAAGATGACAGCACCTATCGGGCAACAGAACaagaaatgtttacaaaattaGGAAAATACTGCATTTAAATTGAGAGGCAGGCGGCAGGGCCCAATGAAATCAACTCCTAGCAAACGGCTTAATAAAATATTCAGCAAAACGTATCATCAAGTGCCAGAGTTCAGGCAGGCTAAATACCTTGGTTGAGCGGGGAAGGTTCAGTCACGTGCACGCCGTTTACGGAGCACTGGGCCCCGTTGAGCGGAATCAGGGTCACGGAGCCGGCCTGGTTCTCAAACATGCAGTGCTCACTCTCCAGGTCCAGCCCATGGAGAACTGCACCAACAGAAAGACCGCATGACAGTGTGAGGGAGTAAGAGCACGTATTTATACGGGGGACTAAACCAGTAAACAGGATATTGATGTTACAATTGGTTTCCTCAGCAAACTTTTATCATTCCTTGGTTGACCGTTAACTTGGCTATCTGATGTGTGGCAAAGGCTGGCGGCGGACGGACGTTGCGACAGAGGCCACTCACCGATGTCCTGCTCGGTGGACGCATCTTCTCGACCAACGTATGTTCTGCCCTCCTGAAAGGAAAAGGGCCGATGAACCGTCAAGCCAATGTAACTTACGGTCAAGCATAACAGGAAGACCAGTGAACCACACTGAAGCCACCTGGAAGACACTATTTTGCGACGGAAACCGAAACAATGCTGATGGACCTTGAGATGGTAGAGGATGATGCCGGTACTCAGGAGGTCATCGTCGATGCCGATGAGATGAGGTAACTCGGAATCGAGCACGACACCGATTCCCTCTTTCCTTAGGGCAAGGGTTTCCTCCTGTCAAGACAGGATCAATGGGAGTCCATCGTAAGGGATTGATTCATGTCAGGGACTTAAAAGCCACATGTAACAGGGGCGTcggaccgggggggggggggggtactaaGTTTATAGGGCCCTAACACGTAGAGGGGCCCtccaaaatgtttgaatcttgagtaaagaggggaggggccctcagagaccgcctatgtacagggcccagaattctGTGCTACAATCCTGGTCACAGCAGACAATCACTGAACAAAAGTCGGAGTTaatgaaattatataaatacagaGAGCTGCAGGAAGTGGAGAAGATGACGAGACAGGAAAaccgtacgtgtgtgtgtgttcacctttTGGCATACATTTTCAGGACTAAAATGTCCGGATATAAGAGGAAAACATTGTGCAAAGACAGGACAGACCTTGAGAATGTTCTGAGTTTCATTCCATTTGTTAGTCCACTCCTTTGTTAACTCCAACACCTATAAGAGTAACCAaaaaccaaattatattttgaatgaaaacaatatCACATCAGGGAGCATGTTTTATCAGGTATTTTGTCCCAATCACGGCTAAACACTTAGCTTGTAAGGCTTATGCACTTTCAGAATATGGATGGCTTGTTTTGCATAACACATGTTACGTTATACTCTGACAGGACCCACGTGGACTTACTCTGGCTTCATTTTGGTGCAGTTTCTCCTCCATGCTCAGAGCGGTAGGTGAATCCAGAAGTGCAATCTGAGAAGGACAAACACAATACCCCACCGCTCAGTTCAATTACTTTGGTCAGTTAACACAAAATCAATGAGGCGAAAGG
Above is a window of Esox lucius isolate fEsoLuc1 chromosome 9, fEsoLuc1.pri, whole genome shotgun sequence DNA encoding:
- the kif16ba gene encoding kinesin-like protein KIF16B isoform X2, which gives rise to MASVRVAVRLRPMNRREKDLTAKNIIEMKDDKTTITNLKIPDGITGDSMRERKKTFTYDFSYDSADSKSTNFASQEKVFKDLGSDVLKAAFQGYNACIFAYGQTGSGKSYTMMGNPGDAGLIPRICEGLFSRIAGMTRWDEASFRTEVSYLEIYNERVRDLLRRKSTQTYNLRVREHPKDGPYVEDLSKHLVQNYHDVEELMEAGNINRTTAATGMNDTSSRSHAIFTINFTQAKFDAEMPCETISKIHLVDLAGSERADATGATGVRLKEGGNINKSLVTLGNVISALADLSQDGLNTNLKKKQVFVPYRDSVLTWLLKDSLGGNSKTIMIATISPADVNYGETLSTLRYANRAKNIINKPTINEDCNVKLIRELRAEIARLKALLVQGNQIALLDSPTALSMEEKLHQNEARVLELTKEWTNKWNETQNILKEETLALRKEGIGVVLDSELPHLIGIDDDLLSTGIILYHLKEGRTYVGREDASTEQDIVLHGLDLESEHCMFENQAGSVTLIPLNGAQCSVNGVHVTEPSPLNQGAVILLGRTNMFRFNHPKEAAKLREKRKSGLLSSFSLSMTDLSQSCENLSTVMLYNPGLEFERQQREELEKLEHKRRLIKEMEEKQKCEKAELERLQQEVESQRKESEQVQQRIRRQEETLRCRSQDIETRLCDLLAEKKRFEEERHRETQELELQRRQRRKQQEERDEERAQDSRARLQSHAAERAEQAEIFRELERLKREREEQAVRLEAERRRLEEREREQLGLVGRLEEQLRERHETAAALLTREDARRLDEERVSLTEIREALLRAKEASGRPDGGETGEEAGRAAQARYMDFKAAQVEDLGRLEEGLRQQKECLEKEVTSERAALALLVHGHVERQRQLRETQEKGAQDASVLSQEEQRTRQAEQRLLFKERQLASLSNGLLPAVIEERQRAEELLRLGSSSDAGRGSHMFLGLDNTLYQVEKELEEKEERLTCHCASANELQQLQETYEFTANVARQEGKVRRKEKEILESQEKQQREALEQAVARLERRHSALRRSVALEPEAEEAGHRASTPGPPRTGRELDRERVEREIQKLKQRIAENESSARSHSMSGEDKTVLNSPVSPIQGLPSVLPVADERINAYIEEEVQRRLQKLNLLNGDKSIELSPSSDSLQEDEDISESSSVRFTEEDAEKLPNQVNPRKLKYEKDSMAWLWHCVLYVPRHDTRTHLNVVQTSSGEHEGKDQSEFDQMGNAVLAENKIISYKEGVKAKWCQVGLKVQPGQVAQAESVSNALYFRKYKNCNSNFCPDQEASNCNSYIVDKAKSQFYLQTSESKTKSSPLGKHVQFYSANGTKGQVQTGKKSNVPTVMDSEVPILTISFKKQITGNFGHYHIPKESVNGQVQRHLIISERDRLANELGAKQNVVLRYLSGKLSGVSNNVGQFMQSSWDSIGQVGVGETNTCFQYMTIVQRKQLETSPKSKPKQNKHYVVNLTDNCPFALPVKDKGSAIPDIAEWHEGSLRACNDEKLLVNCQRLTQFPKCLLTLQCLPHQMVLTRLYAVMPEIAAPCPHILAIYWLSVANWKQPISQPSCILLSETDLYAVSASLGDHQALSVFHHFSLLDLKEIQVGLAGQHVRLLGSTEDNILILFTHCKELTQKLCHSLLKIIAPTMVLEGAGAQPLLQADLSSYSLDWSSHIPDIVLDGGPRVTSRFKRNLADLLYIIHGNFESTNKLSLANIHLLLYTCVRVENDCTSHQEIQFLLTDTHISLVQENAVFHPVPQGSAMIPPQPQFQVVELRRRSDIRSVFMREGEGCKMVDIFYSADEQDEGQSKARKGLVNVPRTSDRKTPTVWKLTFSCTSDATTLVSHLSA
- the kif16ba gene encoding kinesin-like protein KIF16B isoform X8 encodes the protein MASVRVAVRLRPMNRREKDLTAKNIIEMKDDKTTITNLKIPDGITGDSMRERKKTFTYDFSYDSADSKSTNFASQEKVFKDLGSDVLKAAFQGYNACIFAYGQTGSGKSYTMMGNPGDAGLIPRICEGLFSRIAGMTRWDEASFRTEVSYLEIYNERVRDLLRRKSTQTYNLRVREHPKDGPYVEDLSKHLVQNYHDVEELMEAGNINRTTAATGMNDTSSRSHAIFTINFTQAKFDAEMPCETISKIHLVDLAGSERADATGATGVRLKEGGNINKSLVTLGNVISALADLSQDGLNTNLKKKQVFVPYRDSVLTWLLKDSLGGNSKTIMIATISPADVNYGETLSTLRYANRAKNIINKPTINEDCNVKLIRELRAEIARLKALLVQGNQIALLDSPTALSMEEKLHQNEARVLELTKEWTNKWNETQNILKEETLALRKEGIGVVLDSELPHLIGIDDDLLSTGIILYHLKEGRTYVGREDASTEQDIVLHGLDLESEHCMFENQAGSVTLIPLNGAQCSVNGVHVTEPSPLNQGAVILLGRTNMFRFNHPKEAAKLREKRKSGLLSSFSLSMTDLSQSCENLSTVMLYNPGLEFERQQREELEKLEHKRRLIKEMEEKQKCEKAELERLQQEVESQRKESEQVQQRIRRQEETLRCRSQDIETRLCDLLAEKKRFEEERHRETQELELQRRQRRKQQEERDEERAQDSRARLQSHAAERAEQAEIFRELERLKREREEQAVRLEAERRRLEEREREQLGLVGRLEEQLRERHETAAALLTREDARRLDEERVSLTEIREALLRAKEASGRPDGGETGEEAGRAAQARYMDFKAAQVEDLGRLEEGLRQQKECLEKEVTSERAALALLVHGHVERQRQLRETQEKGAQDASVLSQEEQRTRQAEQRLLFKERQLASLSNGLLPAVIEERQRAEELLRLGSSSDAGRGSHMFLGLDNTLYQVEKELEEKEERLTCHCASANELQQLQETYEFTANVARQEGKVRRKEKEILESQEKQQREALEQAVARLERRHSALRRSVALEPEAEEAGHRASTPGPPRTGRELDRERVEREIQKLKQRIAENESSARSHSMSGEDKTVLNSPVSPIQGLPSVLPVADERINAYIEEEVQRRLQKLNLLNGDKSIELSPSSDSLQDAEKLPNQVNPRKLKYERFVSVPLGTNSDCLKDPVKISIPRYVLRGQGKDEHFEFEVKITVMDETWTVFRRYSRFREMHKTLKIKYPELAGLEFPPKKLFGNRDERMVAERQSHLEKYLKNFFRVMMSPSSGSPLRADSDSEGSLHLSKHTICEFSPFFKKGVFDYSSHGTG
- the kif16ba gene encoding kinesin-like protein KIF16B isoform X3; translated protein: MASVRVAVRLRPMNRREKDLTAKNIIEMKDDKTTITNLKIPDGITGDSMRERKKTFTYDFSYDSADSKSTNFASQEKVFKDLGSDVLKAAFQGYNACIFAYGQTGSGKSYTMMGNPGDAGLIPRICEGLFSRIAGMTRWDEASFRTEVSYLEIYNERVRDLLRRKSTQTYNLRVREHPKDGPYVEDLSKHLVQNYHDVEELMEAGNINRTTAATGMNDTSSRSHAIFTINFTQAKFDAEMPCETISKIHLVDLAGSERADATGATGVRLKEGGNINKSLVTLGNVISALADLSQDGLNTNLKKKQVFVPYRDSVLTWLLKDSLGGNSKTIMIATISPADVNYGETLSTLRYANRAKNIINKPTINEDCNVKLIRELRAEIARLKALLVQGNQIALLDSPTALSMEEKLHQNEARVLELTKEWTNKWNETQNILKEETLALRKEGIGVVLDSELPHLIGIDDDLLSTGIILYHLKEGRTYVGREDASTEQDIVLHGLDLESEHCMFENQAGSVTLIPLNGAQCSVNGVHVTEPSPLNQGAVILLGRTNMFRFNHPKEAAKLREKRKSGLLSSFSLSMTDLSQSCENLSTVMLYNPGLLTEKGPIYLRLEFERQQREELEKLEHKRRLIKEMEEKQKCEKAELERLQQEVESQRKESEQVQQRIRRQEETLRCRSQDIETRLCDLLAEKKRFEEERHRETQELELQRRQRRKQQEERDEERAQDSRARLQSHAAERAEQAEIFRELERLKREREEQAVRLEAERRRLEEREREQLGLVGRLEEQLRERHETAAALLTREDARRLDEERVSLTEIREALLRAKEASGRPDGGETGEEAGRAAQARYMDFKAAQVEDLGRLEEGLRQQKECLEKEVTSERAALALLVHGHVERQRQLRETQEKGAQDASVLSQEEQRTRQAEQRLLFKERQLASLSNGLLPAVIEERQRAEELLRLGSSSDAGRGSHMFLGLDNTLYQVEKELEEKEERLTCHCASANELQQLQETYEFTANVARQEGKVRRKEKEILESQEKQQREALEQAVARLERRHSALRRSVALEPEAEEAGHRASTPGPPRTGRELDRERVEREIQKLKQRIAENESSARSHSMSGEDKTVLNSPVSPIQGLPSVLPVADERINAYIEEEVQRRLQKLNLLNGDKSIELSPSSDSLQDAEKLPNQVNPRKLKYEKDSMAWLWHCVLYVPRHDTRTHLNVVQTSSGEHEGKDQSEFDQMGNAVLAENKIISYKEGVKAKWCQVGLKVQPGQVAQAESVSNALYFRKYKNCNSNFCPDQEASNCNSYIVDKAKSQFYLQTSESKTKSSPLGKHVQFYSANGTKGQVQTGKKSNVPTVMDSEVPILTISFKKQITGNFGHYHIPKESVNGQVQRHLIISERDRLANELGAKQNVVLRYLSGKLSGVSNNVGQFMQSSWDSIGQVGVGETNTCFQYMTIVQRKQLETSPKSKPKQNKHYVVNLTDNCPFALPVKDKGSAIPDIAEWHEGSLRACNDEKLLVNCQRLTQFPKCLLTLQCLPHQMVLTRLYAVMPEIAAPCPHILAIYWLSVANWKQPISQPSCILLSETDLYAVSASLGDHQALSVFHHFSLLDLKEIQVGLAGQHVRLLGSTEDNILILFTHCKELTQKLCHSLLKIIAPTMVLEGAGAQPLLQADLSSYSLDWSSHIPDIVLDGGPRVTSRFKRNLADLLYIIHGNFESTNKLSLANIHLLLYTCVRVENDCTSHQEIQFLLTDTHISLVQENAVFHPVPQGSAMIPPQPQFQVVELRRRSDIRSVFMREGEGCKMVDIFYSADEQDEGQSKARKGLVNVPRTSDRKTPTVWKLTFSCTSDATTLVSHLSA
- the kif16ba gene encoding kinesin-like protein KIF16B isoform X1, producing MASVRVAVRLRPMNRREKDLTAKNIIEMKDDKTTITNLKIPDGITGDSMRERKKTFTYDFSYDSADSKSTNFASQEKVFKDLGSDVLKAAFQGYNACIFAYGQTGSGKSYTMMGNPGDAGLIPRICEGLFSRIAGMTRWDEASFRTEVSYLEIYNERVRDLLRRKSTQTYNLRVREHPKDGPYVEDLSKHLVQNYHDVEELMEAGNINRTTAATGMNDTSSRSHAIFTINFTQAKFDAEMPCETISKIHLVDLAGSERADATGATGVRLKEGGNINKSLVTLGNVISALADLSQDGLNTNLKKKQVFVPYRDSVLTWLLKDSLGGNSKTIMIATISPADVNYGETLSTLRYANRAKNIINKPTINEDCNVKLIRELRAEIARLKALLVQGNQIALLDSPTALSMEEKLHQNEARVLELTKEWTNKWNETQNILKEETLALRKEGIGVVLDSELPHLIGIDDDLLSTGIILYHLKEGRTYVGREDASTEQDIVLHGLDLESEHCMFENQAGSVTLIPLNGAQCSVNGVHVTEPSPLNQGAVILLGRTNMFRFNHPKEAAKLREKRKSGLLSSFSLSMTDLSQSCENLSTVMLYNPGLLTEKGPIYLRLEFERQQREELEKLEHKRRLIKEMEEKQKCEKAELERLQQEVESQRKESEQVQQRIRRQEETLRCRSQDIETRLCDLLAEKKRFEEERHRETQELELQRRQRRKQQEERDEERAQDSRARLQSHAAERAEQAEIFRELERLKREREEQAVRLEAERRRLEEREREQLGLVGRLEEQLRERHETAAALLTREDARRLDEERVSLTEIREALLRAKEASGRPDGGETGEEAGRAAQARYMDFKAAQVEDLGRLEEGLRQQKECLEKEVTSERAALALLVHGHVERQRQLRETQEKGAQDASVLSQEEQRTRQAEQRLLFKERQLASLSNGLLPAVIEERQRAEELLRLGSSSDAGRGSHMFLGLDNTLYQVEKELEEKEERLTCHCASANELQQLQETYEFTANVARQEGKVRRKEKEILESQEKQQREALEQAVARLERRHSALRRSVALEPEAEEAGHRASTPGPPRTGRELDRERVEREIQKLKQRIAENESSARSHSMSGEDKTVLNSPVSPIQGLPSVLPVADERINAYIEEEVQRRLQKLNLLNGDKSIELSPSSDSLQEDEDISESSSVRFTEEDAEKLPNQVNPRKLKYEKDSMAWLWHCVLYVPRHDTRTHLNVVQTSSGEHEGKDQSEFDQMGNAVLAENKIISYKEGVKAKWCQVGLKVQPGQVAQAESVSNALYFRKYKNCNSNFCPDQEASNCNSYIVDKAKSQFYLQTSESKTKSSPLGKHVQFYSANGTKGQVQTGKKSNVPTVMDSEVPILTISFKKQITGNFGHYHIPKESVNGQVQRHLIISERDRLANELGAKQNVVLRYLSGKLSGVSNNVGQFMQSSWDSIGQVGVGETNTCFQYMTIVQRKQLETSPKSKPKQNKHYVVNLTDNCPFALPVKDKGSAIPDIAEWHEGSLRACNDEKLLVNCQRLTQFPKCLLTLQCLPHQMVLTRLYAVMPEIAAPCPHILAIYWLSVANWKQPISQPSCILLSETDLYAVSASLGDHQALSVFHHFSLLDLKEIQVGLAGQHVRLLGSTEDNILILFTHCKELTQKLCHSLLKIIAPTMVLEGAGAQPLLQADLSSYSLDWSSHIPDIVLDGGPRVTSRFKRNLADLLYIIHGNFESTNKLSLANIHLLLYTCVRVENDCTSHQEIQFLLTDTHISLVQENAVFHPVPQGSAMIPPQPQFQVVELRRRSDIRSVFMREGEGCKMVDIFYSADEQDEGQSKARKGLVNVPRTSDRKTPTVWKLTFSCTSDATTLVSHLSA